The following proteins are encoded in a genomic region of Spirosoma sp. SC4-14:
- a CDS encoding alpha/beta hydrolase-fold protein: MMGSTAYSQTIEKEAPKGFDQLRSGIATGKLDSVQYASKTVGTTRKALVYTPPGYNKKTKYPVLYLLHGIGGDEKEWLNGGKPQVILDNLYAEKKLQPMIVVMPNGRAMKDDRAIGNIFDKDKVEAFATFEKDLLNDLIPFIEKKYSTLTDREHRAIAGLSMGGGQSLNFGLGNLDKFAWVGGFSSAPNTKRPEELVPNPELAKKQLKLLWISCGDQDGLITFSKRTHDYLYQNGVPHVYYVEPGVHDFKVWKNGLYMFSQFLFKPVDVASLSKYTVLGTPAATNARNAKYPQILPDNRVVFRVKAPDAQKVQVDLGKKYDMVKDTSGFWTVTTDSISRGFHYYSLLIDGVALADPASETFYGMGRMASGIEIPDKDGAFYAMKDVPHGDIRVKRYLSKATNTWREMYVYTPPGYDKSTEKYPVLYLLHGGGEDQRGWATQGKTDMILDNLIAENKAKPMIIAMLDGNVGNAGGLAGFNENVLKAFENELKLGAIPFVESNFRVETDAKSRALAGLSMGGLQTLYAGIKNNNMFSSLGVFSSGWFANNPKLSDPQYEFMKANAATINSNLKPLWISMGGKEDIAYQNCQVMMKKFDEMGVKYQYSEYAGGHTWPVWRHDLFQYAQVLFK; encoded by the coding sequence TCGCTACGGGCAAACTGGACTCGGTTCAGTATGCTTCGAAAACCGTTGGCACCACCCGGAAAGCATTGGTATACACCCCGCCCGGTTACAATAAAAAAACGAAATACCCGGTCTTGTACCTCTTGCACGGCATCGGTGGGGATGAAAAAGAATGGCTGAATGGCGGAAAGCCACAGGTCATTCTCGACAACCTGTATGCCGAAAAAAAGCTTCAGCCCATGATTGTGGTGATGCCCAATGGCCGCGCCATGAAAGACGACCGGGCCATCGGTAATATCTTCGACAAAGACAAAGTAGAAGCGTTTGCTACGTTCGAGAAAGATTTGCTGAACGATCTGATTCCGTTTATCGAGAAAAAATATTCCACACTAACCGACCGCGAACACCGCGCCATTGCCGGACTGTCGATGGGAGGAGGGCAGTCGCTGAACTTTGGGTTGGGCAATCTGGACAAGTTTGCCTGGGTAGGTGGTTTCTCATCGGCGCCCAATACCAAACGGCCTGAAGAACTGGTACCGAACCCGGAACTTGCCAAAAAACAGTTGAAACTGCTGTGGATTTCGTGCGGAGATCAGGACGGGCTCATTACCTTCAGCAAACGTACCCACGATTACCTGTACCAGAACGGCGTACCGCATGTGTATTACGTCGAGCCGGGTGTCCACGATTTCAAAGTCTGGAAAAATGGCCTGTACATGTTCTCGCAGTTTCTGTTCAAGCCGGTCGATGTTGCTTCGCTGTCGAAATATACCGTTCTGGGTACGCCAGCGGCCACCAACGCCCGCAACGCGAAATACCCCCAGATTTTACCCGACAACCGCGTCGTGTTTCGCGTCAAAGCGCCCGACGCCCAGAAAGTGCAGGTCGATCTGGGAAAGAAATACGACATGGTGAAAGATACCAGCGGTTTCTGGACCGTCACCACCGATTCCATCAGCCGGGGTTTTCATTATTACTCCCTGTTGATCGACGGTGTAGCCCTTGCCGATCCGGCCAGTGAAACCTTCTACGGCATGGGACGAATGGCCAGCGGCATCGAAATCCCCGACAAAGACGGTGCTTTTTATGCCATGAAGGACGTACCGCACGGCGACATTCGTGTAAAACGATACCTCTCCAAAGCGACCAATACCTGGCGCGAGATGTATGTGTACACCCCGCCGGGCTACGACAAATCGACGGAAAAATACCCCGTGCTCTACCTGCTGCACGGTGGTGGCGAAGATCAGCGGGGCTGGGCTACGCAGGGTAAAACGGATATGATTCTGGATAACCTGATTGCCGAAAACAAAGCCAAACCGATGATTATTGCCATGCTCGACGGCAACGTAGGCAATGCGGGTGGTCTGGCGGGTTTCAACGAAAACGTTCTGAAAGCGTTTGAAAACGAACTGAAACTTGGCGCTATTCCCTTTGTCGAAAGCAATTTCCGGGTTGAAACCGATGCCAAAAGTCGGGCACTTGCGGGCCTGTCGATGGGCGGGTTGCAGACCTTGTATGCCGGTATCAAAAACAACAATATGTTCTCATCGCTGGGTGTGTTCAGTTCGGGCTGGTTTGCCAACAATCCCAAACTGTCTGACCCGCAGTATGAATTTATGAAAGCCAATGCCGCTACCATCAACTCGAATCTGAAACCGCTATGGATTTCGATGGGCGGGAAGGAAGACATCGCCTATCAGAATTGCCAGGTGATGATGAAAAAGTTCGACGAGATGGGCGTCAAATACCAGTACAGTGAGTATGCGGGTGGTCATACCTGGCCGGTCTGGCGGCATGACCTGTTCCAGTATGCGCAGGTGCTGTTTAAATAG
- a CDS encoding TolC family protein has translation MYRQRNQRLGLFITLVCLWTQAGLAQSVKGTEPTLIDKLTLPKALELARAKYPGLRRKLALIKAAEIDAQALNVALMPQAGVQAQALNATSNQVRGAYVSNGGLLLPISGVRTDGFNSQATWTSGVSMLVDWEAITFGRRQMRRDQAKLAIEQTQADYEGELFTHQVRVCDAYLLALNAQKAVALQTANLQRTQELQRIIRASTADGLRPGIDSAVANTEVARAQLLVLESQQAAQQQVLRLTELIGQPDPTMQLDSMVFYNQLPQLPLHPRNNPVVHPQLLLFQKNIELGKASESLLKAAALPSVSVFGSLQGRGSGISERAQPDGTFRIDPSLGAGLPLRAYNYIVGLTTVWRPSDLWRSKYSVSAQRERINASQLAYDQQALELQAASQNAVLQLAQAMARAQQAPLQLNAAKQAYIQAQARYESGLDNIQALTQTSALLNRAEVDQALTTSSVWRALLLRAATAGNLDSFLQQLPH, from the coding sequence ATGTACAGACAGAGGAATCAACGATTAGGACTTTTCATCACGCTGGTCTGTTTATGGACCCAGGCAGGCTTAGCCCAGTCGGTCAAGGGCACAGAACCAACCCTGATCGACAAATTAACGCTCCCTAAAGCGCTGGAACTGGCCAGAGCAAAGTATCCCGGCCTACGCAGAAAATTAGCTCTTATCAAAGCGGCCGAAATCGATGCACAGGCGTTAAATGTAGCGCTGATGCCCCAGGCGGGTGTTCAGGCACAGGCGCTGAATGCGACCTCGAATCAGGTTCGCGGAGCTTATGTTTCGAATGGGGGGCTGCTACTTCCCATTTCGGGCGTGCGGACCGATGGCTTCAATAGCCAGGCTACCTGGACCAGTGGCGTTTCGATGCTTGTCGATTGGGAAGCCATTACGTTTGGTCGTCGGCAGATGCGTCGCGATCAGGCCAAACTAGCTATCGAGCAGACCCAGGCCGATTATGAAGGCGAACTATTTACCCATCAGGTACGCGTATGCGACGCCTACTTACTTGCCCTCAATGCCCAAAAAGCGGTAGCTCTGCAAACGGCCAATCTTCAGCGAACGCAGGAACTGCAACGAATTATTCGGGCCAGTACGGCCGATGGTCTCCGGCCAGGCATCGACAGTGCCGTTGCCAACACCGAAGTAGCCCGCGCTCAGCTACTGGTGCTGGAAAGCCAGCAGGCAGCCCAGCAACAGGTGCTCCGGCTTACCGAACTGATTGGACAACCCGATCCAACCATGCAACTGGACTCGATGGTTTTTTATAATCAGCTTCCACAGTTACCTCTTCATCCCCGAAACAATCCAGTTGTTCATCCTCAGCTACTGCTTTTTCAGAAGAATATAGAATTGGGGAAAGCCAGTGAATCGCTTCTGAAAGCGGCTGCACTGCCTTCTGTTTCGGTATTTGGTTCGCTTCAGGGGCGCGGTTCGGGCATTAGTGAACGCGCCCAGCCAGACGGCACCTTCCGGATCGATCCTTCACTCGGAGCTGGTTTACCACTGCGTGCCTACAACTACATTGTGGGATTAACAACCGTATGGCGGCCCAGCGATTTATGGCGTAGTAAATATTCGGTATCTGCCCAACGGGAACGAATTAATGCCAGCCAGCTAGCCTACGACCAACAGGCCCTCGAACTTCAGGCTGCCAGCCAGAATGCTGTTTTGCAACTGGCGCAGGCAATGGCCCGCGCCCAGCAGGCTCCACTCCAACTCAATGCTGCTAAACAGGCATACATCCAGGCCCAGGCCCGGTATGAATCGGGTCTGGACAATATTCAGGCACTAACTCAAACGAGTGCGTTATTGAATCGGGCGGAAGTCGATCAGGCACTAACCACCAGCAGTGTCTGGCGTGCCTTACTCCTCCGTGCGGCTACGGCAGGCAACCTGGATTCTTTCCTCCAACAACTTCCTCATTAA